GAGGCCTTGGCCAAGGCAGTCGTAGATGCCGTTTCGTAAGCACCAGGTGCAGCTGGCACACCTGATTCCTTTATGTTCTCTTTCTATTTGAACGAGGCACAGATAGGACCTTTTGGGCAGAAAAATAACATACGGTGCCCTATGTTATTCTTTTTCAAGCTACTAAACGGCCTTGGCCCTGCAAAAAATTGCTTCCTGTAATGCAGCAACGAGCCGCCGTTCGTGGTTCTGCCTCATTTGTGTGGTAATCATGTAACCGATAAAGGCGTGATGCTGTTGATACATGATCATTCTCACACAATGGTCAGGAGGACTCCGCTGACGGTTGAAGCGATGACTCCTCAACAAGGACTACGCATCTCTTCAGGACGTGCCGATTGCGAGTGACCTGCACTGCGTGGTATGGTAAGACTGCTGGAGACAAAATGGCCGGCGTGAAGTTCGGCGATATCGAAAATGCTTTTCTTTTTGTTGGTTCAGCTTCCTATGGTGAGCATGCGGCGTATCTCAACCTCGAGACCGGAGAGATATCCTACCAATCAGAGATGGCGGATATTGACGAGATTGAGGGTCAGGAAGTGGATTGGGATCAGCTGATAGAGATTCCCCATAAGAACGATCTCGGTTTGGGACAGTCGCTCGTCTTTGAATTCGTGGAACGCAGCCTGCCCGATGACTATGGACGGGTTCGCGACATGTTCAAACGAAGAGGAGCCTACAGTCGTTTCAAGGACTTCCTGACAGCGAAGGATTTGTTGGACGACTGGTATGGTTTTGAGCACGAGCGAGAGCAAGCGGCCCTACGATCCTGGTGTGAGGAAAACCACATCCCTTTAGTAGATTAGCAGGCAATATGAGAATGCGAGGAAGGTCGCTGCGCTATGCGCAATTGAAGTCGCATTTTGCGACATCATGAGGGGTTACGACATGTCCAAAAAAATATCTTTGATACCAGCTGAGGCAATCGAAAAAGTAATTCTGGTGATCCGGGATCAGAAAGTCATGCTCGATTCGGATCTGGCGGAGATTTACGGCGTCGAGACTAAACGTCTGAATGAGCAGGTCCGCCGCAACATCGAACGTTTCCCTTCTGATTTTATGTTCCAGCTTACCGCTGAGGAGATGCAAAACTTGAAGTCGCATTTTGCGACATCAAGTTGGGGTGGGCGTCGTAAGCTGCCTTATGCCTTTACCGAACATGGAGCTATCATGGCAGCATCAGTCCTCAGCACGCCGAGAGCCGTGGAGATGAGCGTGTTCGTAGTCCGCGCGTTCGTCCGGCTCCGCACGCTTCTCGCGACGCACAAGGAACTCGCTGCAAAACTTACCGAGCTGGAGAAAAAGCTCACGGTCCATGATGATCAAATTCGCCTCATCATAGAGGCTATCAAACAACTGATGACACCTCCCGAGTTGCCGAAGAAAAGACCCATCGGCTTTCGCATGCACAAAGACAAATGATGAGATCGACTAATTCAGATAATCTCTGATTGGGCGAAAAGAGCCATCTTGAAACAACATCTCGGTATAGACAAGAATGGACAGGGGAGATAGTGCTGAACAAAGGCATTATCATTAGGCCTCTGTCATTATGTGCGGAGTTCCGCAGAGGCTTATAGCATCATCCTTGCGCCTATGAGCAGGTTGACGGCGCGTGTTTTGCTCACTTAACAGCTTCTCGAAATCGGATATAGTTCTCTGGCCTGACTTGAGGAAGTCCAGAAAATTCAAACCACGATATTCGCAGGTCTGAAAAATGCTGAGGAAAACCAGATGTTCCTCTAATCGCTTCACAGAAATGAGACCGGGTACACTTCTTCTATATTTCGCAAAATGCTTTATGCCATGCTCGGCGTTGTTATTATTCCACGGTACCCCATCCTTATCGAGAAAGGTGAAGAGCCTCTCTTGGTTTCTCATCAATCTCTCCCGGTATTTGATGGCAAACGCGGAGAGATAATCCTGCTCTGTGATCTCCTGGAAAAACCGTTCAACCTTTTGCTTGTGCGCGACAAGGTATTTCCGCTTCAGGCCGTGACGGTTTATTGTATCAACGATAGACCCAAGGAGGCCTCCAAACCTCGTTGACATCTCCCTTAACTCCGCATCGAGAGGATTCTTGAGCAGATCATCATTTATGTCACGGATGAGGTGGATGAGGCATTTCTGCTGTGCGCACGGAAGTGAGTCGTACCCGGAGTAAAAGTCGGATACCAGTACACCGTTAAAGTTGATTAATACGTCTTTCAAGAAGCCCGCCTCTCTCGACGGGCGGTACCGGTAATAGACGCTGCTGCGGGTCGCGAATACCCACACGTAGCCATCAAATCTTCCCGTCTTCGCCTGTGTTTCATCGATCTGGATCAAATCACCCTTCACCATATCCTCTAGAATCTCGTCGTAGGCGCAGCGATATTCCTCCGCGAGGACCCCCCGGTACCGGTGAATGGCCGCCCTGGTGAGCTTTATACCGAATGTCTCCGCCAGCAGTCTCTTGACGGCCTCGAAGCTCAGCCTATAGGTAACATTCAGATGCAGCGCCCAGAGAAAAACATTCCGTCCGAAGCGTGCTGGGTGAAGCTTCTCCGGAGTCGTGATCTTTCGGCACCTGATGCAGCGCAGATTTCCGGTTCGGTATTGGGTGACCCATCGTTTTATGCCGTCTTTCATCCATCGCAAGTCGATAATCCGCCTCTGGTACACAACATGCCGGTAGAAGCGATCATAACCACAATAGGGACAGGCCTCAGGGAACACCACCTGCGTCTGTACGTTCACCTTCGGTTTCCGGGATGCTTTGCTTCGCACCCCCTTCTTGCGCCTCTCAAACGATGGGTTCGTCTTCGGCAGGACCACCTTGGTCTGAAAGTCGAAGTAGGCACAGTCGTTTATCTTTTCAAAATCCGGGATAAGGAAGTGATTCGTACCAAAATAGAACTGGGCTTTTGATGGGAGCCAATCGACCCGTTCAAATCGGCCGGCGTTCGTCTCCATCCGCTCGTGGAGCCTTGCAAGCCAGTTTTTTACAAGGACGAGCGCCTCGCAATCCTCGATATTGTATTGCATAACGAGTTTTTTATAGCGGGTGCGGCCGGTCATTTCCCAGCGCTTTCTCCATACGATGCTCTGGATTCCTGATGCCTTCTTATGACTCCATGTGAATCCGCAGTGCCGTCCTACATCCTTGAGCTCGTTGGTATAGGTCGGCACGTACACGCCCTGGTGAAAATAGGTAAGAAGGTTCACCGCCTGGTCGTTGATGTCGGACAGCACGGATGCGCTGAAACCATGGTCTTTAAAGATCCGCGAAAGAGAGCGCATTTCGTAACTGCCGTAGTGATAGATGCGAGAAGCTGGATGAGCAAGGAGAATCGAAATCAGGTCTTCGAAGATCCGTTTTTCCTCCTCCTTGCCATTTGCCCAGAGCGAGGACCTGGTCTCGCTGTCCCCATTTCTCACCACGATACCGATGAGATAATCGAACTGCTCATCGGGAAGACCTTCGAAATCGAGGTAAATCTCTGTTCCTTGGGAATGAATGTCAGGCACTTGGTAAACAAACGTCTTGTTGTCCTTGACTGCCAGCGCTTTCAGTTCAGGGGAAAACCTTTTTCTTTTCTCCTGCATCGCCTTAAATTTTTTGGGCCGAAAGGCATAGGCGAGTTGGTGAACCGTAAAGATGCCTCTACTAGTCTTTTCCTCTATTTCTCGAGAAGTTAATCCAGTGACGAGACTCAGGTGGTCTTTCTCGGTTAGTCTTTTGAGGCAGTGGGGCGCGTAACAACATATGCGGCAGTGCGAGTGCCTATAGAGCATCGGCTCTTCCATGGTGTTTACGAGCCTCGTCAGTTCCCTTATGAGCTTTTTCACTGTCTTCTGGTGTGTCTCATGCCTGACAACCGTGTGGTTGAACTCCCTGCCGTGGACCATTCTTCCGAGGTCAATCGGCTGTCCAGCCCTATCGAACAGCATCATTCTCATGGCCAGGCCCAATTTATCCTGAACCGTCACCTGTTCCTTGGGAGAAGTCATTATCGCCACCACCTGGAATCGCCCTTTACGTTTACCGGAGCCGAGCATCAGTGCATCAAGGGTAATATGGTACCCATCACCCGCGGCAGATGGCTGGAGGAATAGGTTACGGTCGGGAACGGCAGTTGATTCCAGATGCGATGCTGAGCCAGCGTTCGTATCCGGGCTGAAGCCGGCGGCTTTCATATGATCAACATAAAGCTGCCTGTATCTTTCTGTCTCAATGTGTTGAATGAACCCATATTCCGTGTCCCTGGCTGGACCTTTCAATGCATGCAGGTAAGCCTTGTACTT
This region of Syntrophorhabdaceae bacterium genomic DNA includes:
- a CDS encoding UPF0158 family protein yields the protein MAGVKFGDIENAFLFVGSASYGEHAAYLNLETGEISYQSEMADIDEIEGQEVDWDQLIEIPHKNDLGLGQSLVFEFVERSLPDDYGRVRDMFKRRGAYSRFKDFLTAKDLLDDWYGFEHEREQAALRSWCEENHIPLVD
- a CDS encoding ORF6N domain-containing protein, producing the protein MSKKISLIPAEAIEKVILVIRDQKVMLDSDLAEIYGVETKRLNEQVRRNIERFPSDFMFQLTAEEMQNLKSHFATSSWGGRRKLPYAFTEHGAIMAASVLSTPRAVEMSVFVVRAFVRLRTLLATHKELAAKLTELEKKLTVHDDQIRLIIEAIKQLMTPPELPKKRPIGFRMHKDK
- a CDS encoding TM0106 family RecB-like putative nuclease, translating into MIVDDSIIEDFLNCKYKAYLHALKGPARDTEYGFIQHIETERYRQLYVDHMKAAGFSPDTNAGSASHLESTAVPDRNLFLQPSAAGDGYHITLDALMLGSGKRKGRFQVVAIMTSPKEQVTVQDKLGLAMRMMLFDRAGQPIDLGRMVHGREFNHTVVRHETHQKTVKKLIRELTRLVNTMEEPMLYRHSHCRICCYAPHCLKRLTEKDHLSLVTGLTSREIEEKTSRGIFTVHQLAYAFRPKKFKAMQEKRKRFSPELKALAVKDNKTFVYQVPDIHSQGTEIYLDFEGLPDEQFDYLIGIVVRNGDSETRSSLWANGKEEEKRIFEDLISILLAHPASRIYHYGSYEMRSLSRIFKDHGFSASVLSDINDQAVNLLTYFHQGVYVPTYTNELKDVGRHCGFTWSHKKASGIQSIVWRKRWEMTGRTRYKKLVMQYNIEDCEALVLVKNWLARLHERMETNAGRFERVDWLPSKAQFYFGTNHFLIPDFEKINDCAYFDFQTKVVLPKTNPSFERRKKGVRSKASRKPKVNVQTQVVFPEACPYCGYDRFYRHVVYQRRIIDLRWMKDGIKRWVTQYRTGNLRCIRCRKITTPEKLHPARFGRNVFLWALHLNVTYRLSFEAVKRLLAETFGIKLTRAAIHRYRGVLAEEYRCAYDEILEDMVKGDLIQIDETQAKTGRFDGYVWVFATRSSVYYRYRPSREAGFLKDVLINFNGVLVSDFYSGYDSLPCAQQKCLIHLIRDINDDLLKNPLDAELREMSTRFGGLLGSIVDTINRHGLKRKYLVAHKQKVERFFQEITEQDYLSAFAIKYRERLMRNQERLFTFLDKDGVPWNNNNAEHGIKHFAKYRRSVPGLISVKRLEEHLVFLSIFQTCEYRGLNFLDFLKSGQRTISDFEKLLSEQNTRRQPAHRRKDDAISLCGTPHIMTEA